GCCTTAGGGTATCTGACTCCTTTGGAATTCGAGCAAAGTTGCAATCCTACTGACTCTATCCTTCCCGCCCTATGGTTTTTGGCCGTTCATCTGGGTTGGTTTCGTGCCGATGCTGGTTGCCCAATTCCGGGTCATGCCACGCAGAGTTTCCAGTCTGGCTTCGGCCATCACCATCGGCGGCTGGTTAGGCGGCTACCTCACGCCCATCTTCGCCGGCAGTGGTATCTACATGACCTGGCTTCCGCTGATTATCGGCGTCGTCGTCTTTTTCGCTGATCGCGGTACGCGCGCTTTCCACGAGCGCACCGGCTACCGCTGGTTTGTCTGGCATGGTGCGCTCACCTGGG
This region of Candidatus Poribacteria bacterium genomic DNA includes:
- a CDS encoding integrase core domain-containing protein; amino-acid sequence: AERLIRTLKEEEVYLNEYEDIQEARERIGYFLEEVYMKKRVHSALGYLTPLEFEQSCNPTDSILPALWFLAVHLGWFRADAGCPIPGHATQSFQSGFGHHHRRLVRRLPHAHLRRQWYLHDLASADYRRRRLFR